A part of Gracilimonas sp. genomic DNA contains:
- a CDS encoding glycosyltransferase family 4 protein — protein sequence MQKVVQLSSVHVVGDARVFYKISSSLAERGYDVDLIIQAEKDFKKNGVSVKSIPLAKTKVHRLFVTLPSLIIKAIDYPKNTIFHFHDPELIVVGLFLKLVGYKVIYDVHEDVPLDVLTKHWIPFWLRNKLSKSIKKIEEFSAKRFDAVITVVPSITERFDNTKVVEIRNYPDYEDYSEQVLQQDASEKYVVYIGDLTSRRGIPGMVEAMEYLDDEVTFKLAGTFSEDGLLGKLKKKKGWRNTEHMGWICQEEAGTLLRGAIAGLLTLEKVPSHMGSLPVKLFEYMMAGIPVISSDVPLWKEIINENSCGIIVDHANPEEIAEAINYLLANPDKAKKMGQNGMKAIKEKYNWQKEKEKLLQLYRELSV from the coding sequence ATGCAGAAGGTAGTACAATTATCTTCTGTTCATGTTGTAGGAGACGCGAGGGTGTTTTATAAAATATCCTCTTCCTTGGCAGAAAGAGGATATGATGTAGACTTAATAATTCAGGCAGAAAAAGATTTTAAAAAAAATGGAGTGTCGGTTAAGTCTATTCCTTTAGCAAAGACAAAAGTACATCGATTATTTGTCACTCTGCCTTCCTTAATTATAAAAGCCATTGACTACCCAAAAAACACAATTTTTCACTTCCATGACCCTGAGCTAATAGTAGTTGGGCTTTTTTTAAAACTTGTTGGTTATAAGGTGATTTATGATGTACATGAAGATGTACCGCTTGATGTTTTAACCAAACACTGGATTCCATTTTGGCTAAGGAATAAGCTTTCAAAGAGTATTAAAAAAATTGAAGAGTTCAGTGCTAAAAGGTTTGACGCTGTAATAACAGTAGTGCCATCAATTACAGAGAGATTCGATAATACCAAGGTGGTCGAGATCAGAAATTATCCTGATTACGAAGACTATAGTGAGCAAGTGCTACAACAGGATGCTTCCGAAAAATATGTGGTATATATTGGTGATTTAACCTCAAGAAGAGGTATACCAGGAATGGTGGAAGCTATGGAGTATCTGGATGATGAGGTAACATTTAAGTTAGCGGGTACATTTTCTGAAGATGGTCTGTTGGGTAAACTGAAGAAAAAGAAAGGCTGGAGAAATACGGAACATATGGGATGGATTTGTCAGGAAGAGGCGGGTACTCTACTCAGAGGTGCAATAGCTGGATTATTAACTCTGGAGAAGGTTCCAAGCCATATGGGATCTTTGCCTGTAAAGTTGTTTGAATATATGATGGCAGGAATACCGGTAATTTCTTCAGATGTTCCTTTATGGAAGGAAATTATAAATGAAAACAGCTGTGGTATCATCGTTGATCATGCTAACCCTGAAGAAATTGCAGAAGCTATCAACTATTTGTTGGCTAATCCTGATAAGGCAAAAAAAATGGGCCAAAATGGGATGAAAGCAATAAAAGAAAAATATAATTGGCAGAAAGAAAAAGAAAAGCTATTGCAGCTTTATCGTGAGCTATCTGTATAA
- a CDS encoding glycosyltransferase family 2 protein — protein sequence MENKKNKKPSVTIGIPVLNEQGHIRRVIEGFLGSSYANLVEIFVADGGSTDNTQEIVQKLSKEDSRVKLIDNPDKYQSYGLNRIIDAASGDIFLRADGHCIYAEDFIEKSVEALLKSKSKNAGGTQRYIAKNYTQAGIAMASKSFLGNGGAKYMNENFEGYSDTVFLGCFWLADLKKLGGFSEANHTNEDSEINLRITEELKGKIYISPEIKIWYYPRTNFLKLFKQYYSYGRGRCVTNVLHNGNIPFRSKAPFFFVSLVVLLLLADNIFLNRALGSTYILAALFFLFLFESIRVTIENQNKLVEEIWTSDSRGEPGILITSILAFVSLLVMHVAHFFGFGYQKLKLLFSKKIKW from the coding sequence TTGGAGAATAAGAAAAACAAAAAACCATCGGTAACAATAGGTATTCCTGTACTTAATGAACAGGGTCATATCAGGAGAGTGATTGAGGGATTCTTAGGCTCAAGTTACGCGAACTTAGTTGAAATTTTTGTAGCTGATGGCGGAAGTACCGATAATACCCAAGAAATAGTTCAAAAATTATCTAAGGAAGACTCCAGAGTCAAGCTCATAGATAATCCTGATAAGTATCAGTCTTATGGTTTAAATAGAATTATTGATGCTGCGTCAGGCGACATTTTTTTAAGAGCAGATGGCCATTGTATATATGCGGAAGACTTTATTGAGAAAAGTGTGGAGGCACTACTCAAAAGTAAGTCTAAAAATGCGGGTGGAACTCAACGCTATATAGCGAAGAACTATACTCAGGCGGGCATTGCGATGGCTTCTAAGAGCTTTTTGGGGAATGGTGGCGCTAAATATATGAATGAAAATTTCGAAGGGTATTCGGATACTGTTTTTTTGGGTTGTTTTTGGTTGGCTGACCTCAAAAAGCTAGGCGGGTTTTCAGAAGCAAACCACACAAATGAGGATAGTGAAATAAACCTTAGAATCACCGAAGAACTTAAAGGTAAAATATATATTAGTCCGGAAATCAAAATATGGTACTACCCTCGAACTAACTTTCTAAAGCTATTTAAGCAGTATTATTCCTACGGTCGGGGGCGATGTGTCACTAATGTACTGCATAACGGTAATATACCGTTCAGATCAAAAGCTCCATTCTTTTTTGTTAGCTTGGTAGTCTTATTACTCTTGGCTGATAACATTTTTCTGAACAGGGCATTAGGCTCGACATATATTTTAGCGGCTCTATTTTTCCTTTTTTTATTTGAATCAATAAGAGTAACGATAGAGAATCAGAATAAGTTGGTAGAAGAAATATGGACTTCTGATAGCAGAGGAGAGCCAGGAATTCTGATAACATCAATTTTAGCATTCGTTTCATTATTAGTGATGCATGTTGCTCACTTCTTCGGGTTTGGATATCAGAAATTGAAGCTCCTTTTTTCCAAAAAAATTAAGTGGTGA
- a CDS encoding O-antigen ligase family protein has product MLTIDRLFNGVVLVAPLLVGALLTGVIFVGEEGSTLPASPFQIMLGLTFLFFVAKKAIFGDWKIELYGLEGYYLVLLGIIFLSITYTPDREEALIYVVRLIVLLGMTYLIYNSVDSSKELIMISYLSIGVAVLIAAQNLVQIYFNPDVAAYNYASQGAGKLMRSSAEGLDPNIFAINYAFPLMMLVAYFNKARKTSKQFVIFGLILVIIGSVLLTYSRSSWVSIALGIGVLMFLSKNYRFLLFMSITFAIAFSISGTVQQLTLSFLERFIDIFAGASDDSSKFRILLAETAVLIILDSYLMGIGFQGFSTVFKTYHPPETTLGIYEPHNQFYSVFAELGIIGFAIFMLILFHIGRRAYQSIQHTDLNSETRTIAIALFATFISYLVFYNFLGGMFFDSILFVVIGLIFATNKVLQRNNSQGIVGKKELAGS; this is encoded by the coding sequence ATGCTGACCATTGATCGCCTTTTTAATGGGGTAGTTCTTGTAGCGCCGCTTTTAGTTGGGGCCTTATTGACCGGTGTAATTTTTGTCGGAGAAGAAGGGAGTACTTTACCCGCTTCACCTTTTCAAATAATGCTGGGTTTAACATTTCTTTTCTTTGTAGCTAAGAAAGCTATTTTTGGTGATTGGAAGATCGAATTGTATGGGCTTGAAGGGTATTATTTAGTGTTGCTGGGGATAATTTTTCTCTCTATAACCTATACTCCCGACAGAGAGGAAGCACTCATTTATGTGGTTCGCTTGATTGTATTATTAGGGATGACTTATCTGATTTATAACTCAGTAGATAGTTCAAAAGAGTTGATAATGATTTCTTACCTATCAATCGGCGTTGCTGTTTTGATAGCAGCTCAAAACCTTGTCCAAATTTATTTTAATCCTGATGTTGCTGCTTATAATTATGCCAGCCAGGGTGCTGGCAAGCTTATGCGGTCTTCGGCAGAAGGTCTAGATCCGAATATTTTTGCTATTAACTATGCTTTTCCCTTAATGATGCTGGTTGCATACTTCAATAAAGCACGTAAAACAAGTAAGCAGTTTGTCATATTTGGATTGATTCTCGTCATAATAGGTTCCGTCTTGCTAACTTATTCCAGAAGTTCATGGGTTTCTATCGCGCTGGGCATTGGGGTATTAATGTTCTTGAGCAAAAACTATCGGTTTCTTCTTTTTATGAGCATAACATTTGCTATTGCTTTTTCAATAAGTGGAACCGTTCAGCAACTTACGTTGAGCTTTTTGGAACGGTTTATAGACATTTTTGCTGGAGCTTCTGATGACTCTTCCAAGTTTAGAATTTTGTTAGCAGAAACAGCGGTTCTTATTATTTTGGATAGTTATCTGATGGGGATTGGATTTCAGGGATTTTCAACTGTATTCAAAACATACCACCCGCCAGAGACAACGTTGGGCATTTATGAACCACACAATCAGTTTTATAGTGTCTTTGCTGAACTTGGCATTATTGGCTTTGCCATTTTTATGTTAATTCTTTTTCACATTGGGAGAAGGGCCTACCAATCTATACAGCATACCGATTTGAATTCCGAAACAAGAACAATTGCTATAGCACTATTTGCTACTTTTATTTCCTACCTTGTTTTCTACAATTTCTTAGGTGGTATGTTTTTTGACAGTATATTATTTGTTGTTATTGGGCTGATATTTGCAACAAATAAGGTATTACAAAGGAATAACTCTCAAGGAATAGTTGGAAAAAAGGAATTGGCCGGCAGTTAA
- a CDS encoding GNVR domain-containing protein yields the protein MSNERKVDIIDVATTLALRKKTIAIIVLTATILGTVLAFIWPKTYRSEVSFVVTDGNSINLSGGGLLNGLADIKMGGGSISAEQVLVLLRSTEIQDRLIEEFNLDEVYGTDIPEALRKMFDGSIEIEDIREGGIGFNSIIALKLAYLGDEPERVFNVVKRYYEVVDSTVQKLNKKNVEDGYLLIKNRLEQNLADMEAAEDSLVAFQSKYGILEVEEQAAAQIGAIAEVRTELVKLDIQINYLQDVLGENSSKLTDLRTQKRALERRYNNLIKGSGEGLETTGSQFDIFQPVEQMPALYVEYLRRYREVMVQEEIYKVLYPQYEQQKLSFEEATSGLMVIDNAVMPTYKYGPKRAYIMIAAFVFGFILAFLKIYFDKWKEDNPQDYKRYQQFTSALSFRNADH from the coding sequence ATGAGCAACGAAAGAAAAGTAGACATAATTGATGTAGCCACAACCCTGGCTTTAAGAAAAAAGACCATTGCTATAATAGTTCTAACAGCTACCATATTAGGAACGGTATTAGCTTTTATATGGCCGAAAACTTACCGTTCAGAAGTGTCGTTTGTTGTTACTGATGGCAATTCCATTAATCTTTCCGGTGGTGGCTTGTTGAATGGGTTGGCCGACATTAAGATGGGAGGAGGCAGTATCTCAGCTGAACAGGTACTCGTATTGCTAAGAAGCACAGAAATACAAGATCGGTTGATTGAAGAGTTTAATCTTGACGAAGTTTACGGAACAGATATTCCAGAAGCATTACGGAAGATGTTTGATGGTAGTATAGAAATTGAAGACATCCGTGAAGGAGGTATAGGTTTTAATTCTATCATTGCTTTAAAATTAGCATACCTCGGAGATGAACCTGAGAGGGTGTTTAATGTAGTCAAAAGATATTATGAAGTTGTTGATTCGACCGTCCAAAAGCTGAATAAAAAGAATGTAGAGGATGGATACTTGCTGATTAAGAATCGGCTGGAGCAAAACCTTGCTGATATGGAAGCTGCAGAAGATAGTTTAGTGGCTTTCCAAAGTAAATATGGCATTCTGGAAGTAGAAGAGCAGGCTGCAGCTCAAATCGGAGCAATAGCTGAAGTAAGGACAGAGCTGGTTAAGCTGGATATACAAATAAACTATTTACAGGATGTTTTGGGAGAAAATAGTTCTAAGCTAACGGATCTCAGAACCCAAAAAAGAGCGCTCGAAAGGCGATATAATAATCTGATTAAAGGATCTGGAGAAGGCTTGGAGACTACCGGTAGCCAGTTTGATATTTTCCAACCTGTTGAGCAGATGCCCGCCCTATACGTTGAGTACCTAAGGAGATACAGAGAGGTAATGGTACAAGAAGAAATTTATAAAGTGCTATATCCTCAATACGAGCAGCAAAAGCTAAGTTTTGAGGAGGCGACATCAGGTTTAATGGTAATTGACAATGCTGTGATGCCAACCTATAAATATGGTCCCAAAAGAGCCTATATCATGATTGCTGCTTTTGTTTTTGGCTTTATCCTGGCTTTTCTAAAGATCTATTTTGATAAATGGAAAGAAGATAATCCACAGGATTACAAGCGCTATCAACAGTTTACTTCGGCTTTAAGTTTTAGAAATGCTGACCATTGA
- a CDS encoding aspartate carbamoyltransferase catalytic subunit, protein MSNPSEEYQFNQKHLLGLTDYSADDIRYVLEQAKYFREILDRPVPKVPTLRDKTIVNLFYENSTRTRLSFELAQKRMGADVVNFSTSSSSTKKGESLKDTIRNISSMKIDMVVVRHESPGVPHFLTKCVDAAILNAGDGAHEHPTQALLDMFTMQTIHPDLKGKKIAIIGDIAHSRVVRSNIIGLKKLGAEVVLCGPKTLIPVFVDQMGVDVSYSLEETLAWCDIAMALRIQLERQESGTEFFPSLREYHERFGIKLSHLEKYPEFKIMHPGPINRGVEMESEVADSDRAVILDQVTNGVAVRMAILYLLSGGNRV, encoded by the coding sequence ATGAGTAACCCTTCCGAAGAATATCAGTTCAATCAAAAGCACCTGCTTGGTCTTACTGATTATTCTGCTGACGATATACGATACGTGTTGGAACAGGCTAAATACTTCAGGGAAATTTTAGACCGGCCGGTTCCCAAAGTGCCAACCCTTCGCGACAAAACGATTGTAAACCTCTTCTATGAAAATAGCACCCGCACGCGACTTTCTTTTGAGCTTGCTCAAAAAAGAATGGGTGCAGATGTAGTCAACTTCTCGACAAGTTCGTCCAGCACCAAAAAGGGAGAATCGCTGAAAGACACGATCCGCAATATCAGCTCCATGAAAATTGACATGGTGGTGGTAAGGCACGAAAGCCCGGGAGTGCCGCATTTTCTCACTAAATGTGTGGATGCGGCTATTCTAAATGCAGGGGATGGTGCCCATGAACATCCCACACAGGCATTACTGGATATGTTTACCATGCAGACCATTCATCCTGATTTGAAAGGAAAGAAAATTGCAATTATCGGGGATATAGCTCATAGCCGGGTAGTACGATCTAACATTATTGGTTTGAAAAAGCTGGGAGCAGAAGTGGTATTATGCGGTCCTAAAACGTTAATACCTGTCTTTGTTGATCAGATGGGAGTAGATGTTTCCTATTCTTTAGAAGAAACATTAGCTTGGTGTGATATCGCCATGGCCCTGCGGATACAACTTGAGCGGCAGGAATCGGGCACAGAGTTTTTTCCTTCGCTGAGAGAGTATCATGAACGATTTGGAATAAAACTTTCTCATCTGGAAAAATATCCCGAGTTTAAAATTATGCACCCCGGCCCTATAAATCGCGGTGTTGAAATGGAAAGTGAAGTAGCAGACAGCGATCGTGCAGTGATTTTAGATCAGGTTACAAACGGGGTAGCGGTACGGATGGCAATTTTATATTTATTAAGTGGTGGAAACAGAGTTTAA
- the pyrR gene encoding bifunctional pyr operon transcriptional regulator/uracil phosphoribosyltransferase PyrR: MKKAQIMTAEDLNRIYLRFAHQFLEGYDEFSRLAVIGMQTRGVHIGKRIVQEIKKSFNTDIDFGVLDVTFYRDDYRSKLKMPEVKVTEIPFDLYDRDIVLVDDVLYTGRTVRSAMDALMAYGRPRSIKFCCMIDRGHRELPISADFMGMYVPTYENEEVRVKVNELDGEDAVYVVEVEVANNE, from the coding sequence TTGAAGAAAGCACAAATCATGACTGCCGAAGACCTGAATCGCATTTACCTGCGGTTTGCCCATCAATTCTTGGAAGGTTATGATGAATTTTCCCGACTTGCTGTAATCGGAATGCAGACGCGTGGCGTGCATATCGGTAAACGCATTGTGCAAGAGATTAAAAAGTCGTTCAATACAGACATCGATTTTGGAGTGTTGGATGTTACTTTTTACCGGGACGATTACCGCTCTAAACTCAAAATGCCGGAAGTTAAAGTCACTGAAATACCCTTCGATTTATATGATCGTGATATTGTATTGGTAGATGATGTGCTTTATACCGGAAGAACCGTCCGCTCAGCTATGGATGCACTCATGGCCTATGGACGACCAAGAAGTATCAAGTTTTGCTGTATGATTGATCGTGGCCACCGGGAGTTACCTATCTCTGCTGATTTTATGGGAATGTATGTTCCAACCTATGAAAACGAAGAAGTGCGCGTAAAAGTGAATGAATTAGATGGTGAAGATGCCGTGTATGTAGTTGAGGTGGAGGTAGCAAATAATGAGTAA
- the sucC gene encoding ADP-forming succinate--CoA ligase subunit beta: MKIHEYQAKEILEKYNVAVPAGIATTTVEETVNAAKKLKENGASLFVVKAQIHAGGRGKGRTKKNNAKGVILCKTIDEVKEAAESLLGDVLVTIQTGEEGQLVQRLYVTDGVDIKSEFYLGILMDRAVSKNVIMASTEGGVEIEKVAEETPEKIVKEWVEPGMDLQPNQARRIAFALGLEGEALKNGIKLIHALYNAYEETDSNMFEINPLITTPDNKVYALDAKVTFDDNALYRHKDLAELKDESEENPLELEAQKYNLNYIKLDGNVGCMVNGAGLAMATMDIIKLSGGEPANFLDVGGGANVETVKNGFRIILEDKNVKAILINIFGGIVRCDRVANGVIEAVKDPEIAEKVKDVPIIVRLQGTNAKEAKEIIDNSDLNVISAVLLKEAAEEVSKVLA, translated from the coding sequence ATGAAAATACACGAGTATCAAGCCAAAGAAATTCTTGAGAAATATAATGTCGCTGTTCCTGCAGGAATTGCAACAACTACCGTTGAAGAAACGGTTAATGCTGCCAAAAAACTGAAAGAAAATGGGGCTTCCCTATTTGTAGTGAAAGCTCAAATCCATGCCGGTGGGCGTGGTAAAGGCCGCACCAAAAAGAATAATGCCAAGGGTGTAATCCTCTGCAAAACCATTGACGAGGTTAAAGAAGCAGCCGAATCTTTACTGGGTGATGTTCTTGTAACGATCCAAACCGGTGAAGAAGGCCAGCTGGTGCAGCGACTGTATGTAACTGATGGTGTAGACATCAAGTCTGAGTTTTACCTGGGTATTTTGATGGATCGGGCGGTTAGCAAAAACGTGATCATGGCTTCTACAGAAGGCGGCGTTGAGATCGAAAAAGTAGCTGAAGAAACCCCTGAGAAAATTGTTAAGGAATGGGTGGAACCGGGAATGGATCTTCAGCCAAATCAGGCAAGACGAATTGCTTTTGCGCTTGGGCTGGAAGGAGAGGCACTTAAAAACGGCATCAAATTAATTCACGCACTTTACAATGCTTATGAAGAGACGGATTCTAATATGTTTGAAATTAATCCGCTCATCACCACACCGGATAACAAAGTATATGCCCTGGATGCCAAAGTAACTTTTGACGACAACGCTCTTTATCGCCACAAAGACCTGGCTGAACTTAAAGATGAGTCAGAGGAAAACCCGTTGGAGCTGGAAGCTCAAAAGTATAACCTCAACTACATCAAACTGGATGGAAATGTAGGTTGTATGGTTAACGGCGCCGGACTAGCAATGGCTACTATGGATATTATTAAGCTGTCTGGTGGTGAGCCTGCTAACTTCCTTGATGTAGGTGGTGGAGCTAATGTCGAAACTGTGAAAAATGGATTCCGCATCATCCTTGAAGATAAAAACGTGAAGGCGATTCTTATCAACATCTTTGGTGGTATTGTGCGCTGCGACCGAGTGGCAAACGGCGTTATCGAGGCTGTGAAAGATCCTGAAATTGCTGAAAAAGTGAAAGATGTACCCATTATCGTTCGCCTTCAGGGAACCAATGCTAAGGAAGCTAAAGAAATTATCGACAATAGTGACCTTAATGTGATATCAGCTGTACTGCTTAAAGAAGCAGCAGAAGAGGTTTCTAAAGTGCTGGCTTAA
- the bshA gene encoding N-acetyl-alpha-D-glucosaminyl L-malate synthase BshA, translating to MNIGIVCYPTFGGSGVVATELAKTLAKKGHNIHMMSYAKPARLDTLETGITYHEVSINSYPLFEYPPYDLALATQMVNLIEYQDLDLLHVHYALPHATSAYLAKQIMAEKARHVPVVTTLHGTDITLVGSDPSYKHVVEFSIDKSDGVTAVSEYLKKETYERFNIKQDIKVIPNFIDLDRFKKSNKSHFKKAICPNDEKVIVHVSNFRKVKRVPEVITVFAKILESGIDSKLLLVGDGPDRQKAEQQCRDLGICEHVRFLGKLEQVEDVLSIADLFLIPSGSETFGLAALEAMSCSVPVISSNIGGLPEVNIHGETGYLCDLDDVDCMADYGVKILTDADLHSKMAANARKQAERYNQDVVVEEYERFYEVVKAKLLQSV from the coding sequence ATGAATATAGGAATTGTCTGTTACCCTACTTTTGGCGGAAGCGGTGTTGTAGCTACGGAATTAGCAAAAACACTGGCTAAAAAAGGTCATAATATACACATGATGAGTTATGCTAAACCGGCCCGTCTCGATACTCTTGAAACCGGGATCACTTATCATGAAGTTTCCATCAATTCCTATCCTTTATTTGAGTATCCGCCGTATGATCTTGCTCTGGCAACCCAAATGGTGAATTTGATCGAATACCAGGATTTGGATCTGTTGCACGTACATTACGCCTTGCCTCATGCAACAAGTGCATATTTAGCCAAGCAGATTATGGCTGAGAAGGCCCGGCACGTTCCGGTTGTGACAACTCTTCACGGAACTGATATCACATTGGTTGGAAGCGACCCCAGCTACAAACATGTTGTAGAGTTTTCCATTGATAAAAGTGATGGAGTTACAGCAGTTTCAGAATACCTGAAAAAAGAAACCTATGAGCGGTTTAACATAAAGCAGGACATTAAGGTAATCCCCAATTTTATTGATTTGGATCGGTTTAAAAAATCGAATAAAAGTCATTTTAAGAAAGCCATTTGCCCAAATGACGAGAAAGTCATCGTTCATGTGTCTAATTTCAGAAAGGTGAAACGTGTACCAGAGGTAATCACGGTTTTTGCCAAAATTTTAGAATCAGGAATAGATTCCAAGTTATTGCTTGTGGGGGATGGGCCCGACCGTCAAAAGGCAGAACAGCAATGCCGTGATTTAGGAATTTGTGAACATGTTCGTTTTCTGGGCAAACTGGAGCAAGTGGAAGATGTCCTTTCTATCGCAGATCTGTTTTTGATTCCATCCGGTTCTGAAACGTTTGGCCTTGCTGCTCTTGAAGCGATGAGTTGCAGCGTTCCGGTAATCAGTTCCAATATTGGCGGACTTCCGGAAGTAAATATCCATGGAGAAACCGGTTATCTTTGCGACCTTGATGATGTGGATTGCATGGCTGATTATGGCGTTAAGATTCTTACGGATGCTGATTTACATAGTAAAATGGCAGCTAATGCCCGTAAGCAAGCCGAAAGATATAATCAGGATGTAGTGGTTGAAGAATACGAGAGGTTCTACGAGGTCGTTAAAGCTAAGCTATTGCAAAGCGTATAA
- a CDS encoding YebC/PmpR family DNA-binding transcriptional regulator: MAGHSKWANIRHKKAKEDAKRSKIFTKHIKEITVAAREGGGDVEGNPRLSLAIENAKADNVPKDNIERAIKRGTGEDTGGASYEETTFEGYGPGGIAYFIEVTTDNNNRTVSDIRHIFSKHGGNMGTNGSVGYMFEQKGMIQVPSEDLDDEEFMLESIDAGATDVDTDDEMFVVYTNREELFDVRNRLEEGGYEIENASLIREAVTETKVDEDTAISNLKMMEKFEENDDVNNVFTNMLMDDETIALAEDL; this comes from the coding sequence ATGGCAGGACATTCGAAATGGGCGAACATTCGCCACAAAAAAGCTAAAGAAGACGCTAAACGCTCCAAAATTTTCACCAAGCACATCAAGGAAATTACTGTAGCTGCCCGGGAAGGCGGTGGTGATGTGGAGGGTAATCCCAGATTGTCGTTAGCTATTGAAAATGCAAAGGCAGACAATGTCCCAAAAGACAACATAGAAAGAGCCATTAAACGCGGTACGGGTGAAGACACCGGCGGAGCCAGTTATGAGGAAACTACATTTGAAGGATACGGGCCCGGAGGTATTGCCTACTTTATCGAAGTTACTACCGATAATAACAACCGAACAGTAAGTGATATCCGGCACATTTTTTCTAAGCATGGAGGTAATATGGGCACTAATGGATCCGTTGGTTATATGTTTGAACAAAAGGGTATGATTCAGGTTCCATCTGAAGACCTTGATGACGAAGAGTTTATGCTTGAATCTATTGATGCCGGAGCAACAGATGTTGACACCGACGATGAAATGTTCGTGGTTTACACAAACCGCGAAGAACTTTTTGATGTCAGAAATCGTCTCGAAGAAGGTGGATACGAGATCGAAAATGCTTCATTAATACGTGAAGCTGTTACCGAAACCAAAGTGGATGAAGACACAGCTATCTCGAACCTGAAGATGATGGAAAAATTTGAAGAGAACGATGACGTTAACAACGTATTCACCAATATGTTAATGGATGATGAAACCATTGCCCTCGCTGAAGACCTATAA
- a CDS encoding tetratricopeptide repeat protein, with protein sequence MIRTFSYIAILLFLTASAVKDGRKANEAYESGNYEQAEQLYLTAIEQDPDNAKLYFNLGNAQAKQGKVEDAIQSYMEFRGLAESPQDKAIAEYNIGTLLAEGQKWKPAATHFKNALKLNPSDLDAKHNYEQALTKQKEQEEEQEGQDENQQNQPPPEPSEYALAMKEQAEKLVGQRKYSEAYNLMQRALDADETVRAFNDFIERIKNVSDIDSN encoded by the coding sequence ATGATCCGTACTTTTTCATACATAGCGATTTTATTGTTTCTAACTGCCTCAGCTGTCAAAGATGGTCGTAAAGCTAATGAGGCTTATGAAAGCGGAAATTATGAACAAGCGGAACAACTTTATCTTACCGCGATTGAACAAGATCCTGATAATGCAAAGTTGTATTTCAATCTTGGAAATGCACAGGCTAAACAGGGAAAAGTGGAAGATGCGATTCAATCTTATATGGAATTCCGTGGATTGGCAGAGTCACCTCAGGATAAAGCAATTGCTGAATATAATATTGGTACCTTGTTGGCAGAAGGACAAAAATGGAAGCCCGCTGCTACGCATTTTAAGAATGCACTCAAATTAAATCCATCTGACCTTGATGCCAAGCATAATTATGAACAGGCCCTTACAAAACAGAAAGAGCAAGAAGAGGAGCAGGAAGGGCAGGATGAAAACCAACAAAATCAGCCTCCGCCGGAGCCCAGTGAATATGCTTTAGCCATGAAGGAACAGGCTGAGAAACTGGTTGGCCAGCGTAAATACTCAGAAGCATATAATTTGATGCAACGCGCTCTTGATGCGGATGAAACAGTTCGGGCTTTCAATGATTTTATAGAACGAATTAAAAATGTTTCAGATATAGATTCCAATTGA